Proteins from a genomic interval of Nasonia vitripennis strain AsymCx chromosome 3, Nvit_psr_1.1, whole genome shotgun sequence:
- the CYP6CK11 gene encoding cytochrome P450 6CK11, translating to MDSITPILHKKLFWAFTLIIVIYAYFKFVIYDYWKRRGIPHDTPIIPVGNAFPLISGSIGNFIKQKYNKSKKYPVYGIYIFHMPLLLINDPNVIQLILIKEFNKFRDRGLYFNEKVNPLSVHLFLLPGERWRQLRAKLTPTFTSSKLKHMYPLLLKIGDNLIRVCDQIIKKDNIVEFKDLIGRYTTDSISSIAFGVDCQSLDNGSSEFQKHGSMAFDLPPIKNTLGTFVPKLLDIFRVPLYNKAMTQFFTKTFKDVLEERRRNKIARKDFLDLLMQLLDKGSLDEDKDLKQGDNSANGSALGKISLSEAIGQAFIFYLAGFETTSSTITYCLYELALNSEIQEKVQAEIDEFSKRDGGITYEIMSNDMKYLHMVFLETLRKHPSIPFLNRECIEDCDIPNTNFRIEKGTKLLICMNAMHRDPDIFPDPEKFDPLRFTKENIASRQPYTYLPFGDGPRACIGIRFGMLQTKIALIGLLSNYNFSVCEKTSIPVMYARRSFTQTPEYGIYLKTEKRNKSTFLYKNNKGQ from the exons ATGGATTCAATTACTCCAATCCTTCATAAAAAGCTGTTTTGGGCATTTACTCTCATCATAGTGATTTATGCATATTTCAAGTTTGTCATTTACGATTATTGGAAAAGAAGAGGGATCCCACATGACACTCCTATAATACCTGTTGGAAATGCTTTTCCACTGATCTCTGGATCAATAg GAAAtttcattaaacaaaaatataacaaaagtaaaaaatatccAGTATATGGCATCTACATATTCCACATGCCTTTATTACTAATCAATGATCCCAATGTGATACAACTGATTTTGATAAAGGAATTTAACAAATTTCGTGATCGTGGCCTGTACTTCAACGAAAAAGTGAACCCTCTATCTGTGCATTTATTTTTGCTGCCAGGAGAACGGTGGAGACAATTAAGAGCTAAGTTAACTCCTACATTTACATCTAGTAAATTGAAGCATATGTATCCCTTACTTCTGAAAATTGGCGACAATTTAATACGAGTATGCGATCAAATCATCAAAAAAGACAACATTGTCGAATTTAAAGATTTGATTGGAag ATATACAACTGACAGTATTTCTTCAATAGCATTTGGAGTTGATTGCCAAAGTTTAGATAATGGCTCTAGCGAATTCCAAAAGCATGGAAGTATGGCATTTGATCTACCTccaataaaaaatactttggGAACTTTTGTTCCGAAACTTTTGGATATATTTAGAGTTCCTTTATATAACAAGGCAATGACACAATTCTTTACAAAAACATTTAAAGATGTATTAGAAGAAAGACGTCGCAATAAAATAGCAAGAAAAGactttttagatttattaatGCAACTATTAGACAAGGGTTCGCTAGACGAAGACAAAGATTTAAAACAAGGAGATAATAGTGCAAATG GTTCAGCGTTGGGAAAAATCAGTCTGTCAGAAGCAATAGGCCaagcatttattttttatttggctGGGTTTGAAACAACTTCATCAACAATAACTTATTGTTTGTACGAATTGGCATTGAACTCAGAAATTCAAGAAAAGGTACAGGCAGAAATAGATGAATTCTCTAAAAGGGATGGAGGAATAACTTATGAAATAATGTCAAATGATATGAAATACCTCCACATGGTTTTCTTAG aaaCATTAAGAAAACACCCATCAATACCATTTTTAAACCGCGAGTGTATTGAAGATTGTGATATTCCAAATACCAATTTTCGTATTGAAAAGggaacaaaattattaatatgtatGAATGCTATGCATCGAGATCCAGACATATTTCCAGATCCAGAGAAATTCGATCCTCTTCGATTCACCAAAGAAAACATTGCTTCAAGACAACCCTACACATATTTGCCATTCGGAGATGGACCGCGAGCTTGCATTG GAATCCGTTTTGGAATGTTACAAACCAAGATAGCACTAATTGGTTTACTCTCCAATTACAATTTTTCAGTGTGCGAAAAAACATCTATTCCAGTAATGTATGCAAGAAGATCTTTTACTCAAACTCCAGAATATGGCATATATTTAAAAACGGAGAAAAGAAACAAATCTACTTTCCTGTACAAGAACAATAAAggtcaatag